Within the Telopea speciosissima isolate NSW1024214 ecotype Mountain lineage chromosome 4, Tspe_v1, whole genome shotgun sequence genome, the region GTTAGAGAGAGGAGCCATCCAGAAGAAGATACAACTCCCAAGTCTCCATCAAACTAGGGCATTAAAAGGATAACTAACCTTTCTTAAAGTTCATTAGTGGATTGTCAGCATTCAACATCATTTATAAAATTTGATTAGTCCAAATTCTTTAACACAACCTATACAACTTATACAAGAAGCAACCTGATCATATATACTCACTCTTATTATCTTTTCTTAGGCTCGACTCAGAACATTCAACGTCAAACTCCAATCCCTCAAGTTTTGGTAGAACAGAGATTGGTGCTGTGTTAAGCCAAAGTGAATGACCATCTTCCTTGCATTTAAAATCAGGATGCCTTGGTTTTACCTGcaaaacaaaagattaaaaatagaaaggaaaatatGGAATAATAATCTGTTAACAAAGATGTTGACCTTTCCATTCATCTTATGCTCCCTGTAGTCTCTCCATCGTTCTGGATTGTTAACAAGCTCTGTCCAATAACTGTCAGTAGACTTCTCACCTTCCAACATAGCAactaaaaattagaagaaaaattacactagatgatataaaaatataaacagtaaataaatccaaaaattAGGGCTATGGCTTCCATGGTAAATATCTATAATAAAGAAACATGAAATAAAAGCTTAATAAGCCAATGCATGTTGTTACCACTTTTCTGACTCTTCTCACTTCCATGAGCAAAGGTCATGGACTCTAACTTCGACAATATCCATTCTGGAGTAGACTCATCAATCCAGAGTAGTTTTCCACTCCCCTTGTGTTCAAAATCTGCACCTGTTTGAATATTCTGGGAATAGGTTTttggaagggggaaaaaaatagatCAGAGATGATGATCAGTGACTGCTAAAAACAGAACTAAGTCTGATAAACGTTAGGTCAACAGGGTATGAGAAATCGGGATCGCCGAATCAATCCAAAACGGTACTATTCTAGAATGACCTATGGCTTTCCTCTGGCTGATCCTGGACGGAACCAGATCATAATCGGTGGTGACCAATTTTGGTCCTGATTCCGAACTCTTGAACCCTAAAGTTAGCTAACCTTGTTCAATCTTTTGTCCAACCACTCATGCGGTTTAGCAAGAAGTTGATTCCAATATTGTTTAACGGAAATGTTATCCTTCATAATACCTACACAGCAAGGCATCAAATCAGTAACAGCATAGTAAGTGTATAGTTGTATACAGATAATGCCTAGGTGATTTAGCCTTATCAGGAAAGGCAGAGACTATGTGATGACAAGTGGAGCCTGCAACCATGTGATGTGTCTGGATGGAATGCAAACAATGAGCACTTGAATTTAGGAATCCATCTACAAATTAGCCGACAAGGCTAAAGATCTAACATGTTTTGGGCCATGAATTCTAGACAATTCTTGGTGCAAGGCTCGATGTATAGCTTTCTTTTTCCATATAGTGGAGTTGGCTCTATAGCTCTAGTTGGTTGGCCTTGAATAATATGGCAAGGTACTAATTGCTTTGGGTTTTGTCCTGTTAAAGTTAAATCATTttacaaataaaatagaaaaagaaagaagtaaaagaCAACAATTCCACCAAATCAACTAACAGTCAATCAAATACGAAAGTTCCACTCTGGTGAATATATAGAAGTCCACAATTTTATCATTATAATAAGTTACTCAGGTTTGAATATGAAAATAGggtattttttttctccatagGCTACACATGCACTTATGTAATTGAGTAAGAAACAATGATTTACCATGACTTGAGCCCCCTACATAATGCTTGTGAGGAGCatatcttttctcctttttatagGTGGAATCTTGAACAAAACTCACACTTTGCACCATCACCTAAGGTCACAATTCTGATATTAGATACATAACAATATCATATTAATTTCCATTTAAAACTTCTATTACAAGCATTCAAGCTGTTCAATTATATCCTCAAGTaagaaatatttaaataaaCCCTGCCATTAATATGTTAGagaaaggccaaaaaaaaaaaaaaaaaaaaaaaaaaaaaaactgaaaggaAATAAACGACAGGATACTAATCGATCAACTAATACGCTATATGAAGAATGGAGTGTAATCAGgacgcaaaaaaaaaaaaaaaaagtgtactGACATTGTCTCAAAATTAAGCATGAAAATGAAATCCACGCCAATAACATTCTATGCAAGGGCTACTACATCTGCTTCAGAATCCAAGCAACCACTAGGATGATGCTGCCAAGTAAAAAATTTAGCATGTCCTTAGGCTCGCAGTATacatttaaaaattatttttaacaaTCAGGCGCATTATCTTTGTTTCAGATGATTTTGGTTGAACACAGGATGTATGCTAACTTTAAGGAACATGGCCTTACCCATTATGAACCCAGTAGAAAAGGGGATCTTCCAATGGATAGAAGCACAAAACACTCTTAGATAACCCACTAGAATAGCAATTCAAAGATTCAAATTTTAGTCATCAACAGTACCTTTCAGATGTTCCAGTTACAGAAAAATATCCAGACTTGCAAAACTAGGTCTGAGCTTTTGGCATTAAAATGGGTCGGCGGTTTTCTGTGACAAAaggttttttcaatttttgctGATTATAGGAGATTCAGTCAGTCATTACTTGGATGGGATCTGATCACGAATCCCCCCGGAGGTTTGCTCATATCATCACGTCCGTTAGATCTTTATTCAACTGGAAGTCACTATCGACCAATGAGGTGGCAGACCAATTATCAAAAGAGGGTGCCCATAGAAGTTCTTTGTGTTATGGGAGCTCTATCCAGCTAGAGGAATATGAAAAGAGGCCATTGTTTCTTCGTCTTTCGGGCTTTTAGTGTGGGATTCTGTACTTGATTTTCATCAATCAATAAAATGTCTTCCACAGTTATCtatcaagaaattttttttttaaaaaaaaatcccaagcagAAACATCAATCAAAGCACCTCTAATGCAGTGAACCTTCCATGGTGGCATAAGTTAGACCCCATTAGGAGGCCCAGGTGTGGTTCCAAGTCTGTCGGTTTGCTTTTAGTCCCTTTTAAGAGGCAACATGAGGAGGGGCTTGTGTCTTCTCTGTTTTAAGTAAACAGGGcaaatattttaattctttttctttataaaaGAGGTCCAGTCATAGGCTAATAGGTCTTGCAACTAGGAAGTTTCTAGTTTTGATTAAGTTAGTTGAGTTAGTTACTACTTTGGTTTCTCATTAGCTTTTAAGTTCGAATAGCAATAGGAAACAAGAGTCTTTATAATTATAAGTGTTGGAactgcttcctctaaaaggccgaccttgtaggagagggaggaaacaatatgtatatcatacaggagccctaacacggcggactatccaaagggggacactggtggataaataattcaacacttGCCCGCTCCTAGGGGGACTCGATACAGTGACCCTTGCTgactctaataccatgttggaactgcttcctctaaaaggccgaccttgtaggaaagggaggaaacaatatgtatatcatataggagctctaacacggcagactatccaaagggggacacgggtggataaataattcaacaataAGAAAGTACCCTACATTTACTAGAGACTGCAGAAATAAGATTTCAATTTTGTTTAGTAGTTTATTGCTTCCACAACTGAAAAGTCCCTtctagtttctttttttctcttccctatTCCTCACATCAAATAGTTCGATAATATAGAAGAGTTGGGAGAGGCTGTATGATACCTCTCCCCTATATTCACAAACATTAGATAAAAAGGGAACTTGCATGAATCCCCCCTCTACTAACATAACATACACATGTATTTATTCCCATTCTACTTACTATTCTACCCGCATAATATGTActactaacactccccctcaagctggagaataaatttCATACATGCCTAGCTTGCTCAAAGAGGGTATGTGGTACACCCGTGCCCAAATTAGGTCTATTGAACTTGGTATGTAGGTGTTGCTCCGGTGACGGTCAACACCAGTGACTTTTGGGCTTAGCAGTCAAAGGACCAGGTAGATATTTGGACTGTGGTAGAATGGTAGACTATCCCCAATGCACATGTTCATGGTGTGAAGGAAGTAGGTGGAGATATCTGGATCCACTTTCGGATGTATGGTCGTAAGTAACCtaaccatgtttttttttcgataggtaAGTTATGAGTGTATAGAAGCAGAAAAGAAGGAtgcaaaagaaggcagcctgctaccaccccttagacagacctaaggaggaggaagaggccccacacccccgaggacaaacccctcagAACTACAAGGAATACCACCCAACCCAATTACGAAGGCCTAAATTGGGCCTTGCCAATAGAATCATCATGAATAAGCCGCAACAGGTCATCATGAAACTCCAGAGGATACATAATAATTTCTccatccccactatttatggaagcaataaagtctGCTGGTTTATTCaattctctccaaacatgcctcacttcatgtCGAGCCAACTGGTTCAAACTAGATATAGTCTGGTTcttcaaagcataaacattccaAGGGCAGCTGACCACACCTGTAAGAATGTCCACcgccaacttcgaatcagatctgattgAAACATGACGAATATTCCTCTCTAAGCACAAAGCCACTCCTCTTTGGATAGCTAACAgttccatgctaagaaccgaagcttcCCACCCTTTACCAACATAAGCCAGAATCTGTTGCCCTAAGGAATCACAAATgagacccccataagcagctgtatctccactcaaggacccatcacaatggagagttACCAAGTGAGCAGGGGGCTTCGGCCAAGAGCAGATTTTGGGAGCCGAAGAGGCCCACTGCACCTAGATCCCCCACTTGTCAACCAAACATTGATTTCTAGGGGTATGAGGAGCCAAAATCGAACCTTGAGAGCTTTTAGTAATCACATCAAATTTAACATCTTGAAGGATTTTCTCATAAGACCGtgattgattactaaagaggcgttgatttctctcccaccaaacatgataaatcgtcgcacaaaaagcaagcttgggaataatatctaacttgtcattagcacaaaccacatgagagaGCCATTTCACCACGTCAGACAGGCCAGCTGGTCCTTTACCATTTGGAGTGCACATAGAACTAACCCTATCCCATATGGTTTTAGAGAAAGGACAGTCAAAGATGAGGTGGGAATGGCTCTCCAAACCCCCCCAACACAAgatgcaattctgtcctactacAATGTTCCTTCTAAGAAGTTGGTCTTTAGTTGGGAGCCCTCCCATAAGACACCTCAGGTAGTGCAGGAATGCCTAGGGAAAAAActaggaaaccaaacaagcttataCCAATCCACCTCAGTAGCACTACTTCTAACAAGAGCCCAAGCCGATTTGGTAGTAAAGAGACCATTAGgggtttccttccaaacaataagatcctccCCACCACtcacaatgggaatactagggagatctCTCGAAATAGTAATCAGATCAAAGGAGCCCTGAGGGGGAAAATGCCAACAGCCATCTCTAATAAGGTccgaaaccaaggcaagccggTGAGACCCAGCATCATAGCGAATCCGATCCCCAAATCtcttaatcaaaacccctttgggatgccaattatctaaccaaagtctagtagtttggccattcccaataatataaTGGATGTGAGGCTCAACCAGATCTCTAAATTTGAGAACCTTCCGCCAAACCCACGAACAATTTTGGGGGACCtttgcagtccaaatagagtcagtTTTTAGATAGAGGGTAttgacccacctaacccaaagactgtccttcttagaggcaatccaccaaatttgtttaaaaatacCCACAGCattcatatctgaaattcttctaataccaaggcccccttcagccttaggtttgcaaatcttttcccaagaaatgtaatgtaccttacgatcaagagacgggcccgaccaaaggaagttggagaagatgga harbors:
- the LOC122657603 gene encoding protein OSB2, chloroplastic-like isoform X1, with the translated sequence MVQSVSFVQDSTYKKEKRYAPHKHYVGGSSHGIMKDNISVKQYWNQLLAKPHEWLDKRLNKNIQTGADFEHKGSGKLLWIDESTPEWILSKLESMTFAHGSEKSQKSGEKSTDSYWTELVNNPERWRDYREHKMNGKVKPRHPDFKCKEDGHSLWLNTAPISVLPKLEGLEFDVECSESSLRKDNKSENFKKDEESWKNLVENPEKWWDNRLDKKNKKAPDFKHKFTGEGLWVDRSPAWVLPKLPPLKAKNDFAVCKRDSLFS
- the LOC122657603 gene encoding protein OSB2, chloroplastic-like isoform X2; the encoded protein is MVQSVSFVQDSTYKKEKRYAPHKHYVGGSSHGIMKDNISVKQYWNQLLAKPHEWLDKRLNKNIQTGADFEHKGSGKLLWIDESTPEWILSKLESMTFAHGSEKSQKSGEKSTDSYWTELVNNPERWRDYREHKMNGKVKPRHPDFKCKEDGHSLWLNTAPISVLPKLEGLEFDVECSESSLRKDNKNEESWKNLVENPEKWWDNRLDKKNKKAPDFKHKFTGEGLWVDRSPAWVLPKLPPLKAEKNFEVCKRDSLLS